The Desulfatibacillum aliphaticivorans DSM 15576 genome includes a region encoding these proteins:
- a CDS encoding iron-containing alcohol dehydrogenase, whose translation MIPSYYEYYNPVKVVAGNKAVDNLPYELEQLGAKRPLVVTDQGVVGAGLMQIVADAFLGQEAVLAAVYEDTPPDSSVEVVNEVAKLYRKNKCDSIVGLGGGSAIDTAKAVNIVVTEDVDDLIKLMGAEVLKKELQPFIAIPTTAGTGSEVTLVAVVADTKRGIKMPFTSYHLLPRVAILDPRMTLTMPPKITAATGMDAMTHAVEAYTCIQKNPLSDAHATAAIALIRDNLLTAVEKGSNKAARFAMANASLLAGAAFSNAMVGIVHALAHGLGGVCHVPHGVANTIFLPFGMEFNLDKTGDLYGELLLPLAGEDIYLNTPKKDRPARAVEAVRDLNRRLNKACGLPITLKQAGVPLDKLEEAATAVLNDGAVTYNPKAVSYEDALSIVKAAYDWL comes from the coding sequence ATGATACCTTCCTATTATGAATATTATAATCCGGTCAAAGTGGTGGCTGGCAATAAAGCGGTGGACAATCTTCCTTACGAGCTGGAGCAACTGGGCGCCAAACGGCCCCTGGTGGTCACGGATCAAGGCGTTGTGGGCGCAGGCCTCATGCAGATAGTGGCTGACGCCTTTCTCGGCCAGGAGGCGGTGCTGGCGGCGGTTTACGAAGACACGCCCCCCGATTCCTCAGTGGAGGTCGTTAACGAAGTGGCCAAACTCTATCGCAAAAACAAGTGCGACTCCATTGTGGGGCTTGGCGGCGGATCGGCCATTGATACGGCCAAGGCCGTGAACATCGTGGTCACCGAAGACGTGGACGACCTCATCAAACTCATGGGCGCCGAGGTCCTTAAAAAAGAGTTGCAGCCTTTTATCGCCATTCCCACAACTGCGGGAACCGGGTCCGAGGTCACCCTGGTGGCCGTGGTGGCCGACACCAAAAGAGGCATCAAAATGCCTTTCACTTCCTATCATCTGTTGCCCAGAGTGGCGATTCTGGACCCCCGCATGACCCTGACCATGCCGCCTAAAATTACGGCGGCCACGGGCATGGACGCCATGACTCACGCCGTGGAAGCCTACACCTGCATCCAGAAAAATCCCCTGAGCGACGCCCATGCCACGGCAGCCATCGCCCTGATTCGGGACAACCTTCTCACCGCCGTGGAAAAAGGCTCCAACAAGGCGGCCCGCTTCGCCATGGCCAACGCATCCTTGCTGGCCGGCGCGGCCTTTTCCAACGCCATGGTGGGCATCGTCCACGCCCTGGCCCACGGATTGGGCGGCGTGTGCCACGTGCCCCACGGCGTGGCGAACACCATTTTCCTGCCTTTCGGCATGGAGTTCAACTTGGATAAAACCGGCGATCTCTACGGAGAATTGCTTCTGCCCCTGGCCGGAGAAGACATTTACTTAAATACTCCGAAAAAAGACCGCCCGGCTCGGGCTGTGGAGGCGGTGCGCGACCTGAATCGCCGGCTGAACAAAGCCTGCGGGCTGCCCATAACCCTGAAGCAGGCGGGCGTGCCCCTGGACAAACTGGAAGAGGCGGCGACGGCCGTGCTCAACGACGGGGCCGTGACGTACAATCCCAAAGCCGTGAGTTACGAAGACGCCCTGTCCATAGTGAAAGCGGCTTACGACTGGTTGTAA
- a CDS encoding MFS transporter, protein MRSKLPKTVFILGLVSFFNDLSSEMIYPLLPLFLSSTLGAGAVALGVVEGVAESASSILKAVSGIAADRWNKRKPLILSGYGLSGLVRPLIGLAWAWPLVLAARFFDRVGKGLRTSPRDALISMSVKPEMRGRAYGFHRAMDHSGAVAGPLAAAFLLSVLGLGLRHVFLLAAIPAMVVIALIVFGVKDPKDQQPEEDACAPPFSKHDWKRLGPDYRRLLTAVVIFTLGNSTDAFILLKLSAAGVSGAWIAGLWSLHHVVKSIATYWGGLFSDHLGRRRMILVGWLFYAAVYFCFAFASSPGWIVALFLLYGVYYGLTEPCEKAWVADMAPKELCGAAFGFYHAAVGFAALPASLIFGVIWHAWGMAAAFLTGALLAAAASILLPREPRS, encoded by the coding sequence ATGAGGAGTAAACTGCCAAAAACCGTATTTATTCTGGGCCTGGTCAGCTTTTTCAACGACCTGTCCAGCGAAATGATTTATCCTTTGCTGCCCCTTTTCCTGTCCTCAACTTTGGGGGCGGGCGCCGTGGCTTTGGGCGTGGTGGAGGGAGTCGCCGAGTCGGCCTCGTCCATTTTAAAGGCAGTCTCGGGAATAGCCGCGGATCGCTGGAACAAAAGGAAACCCCTGATTCTCAGCGGATACGGACTGTCCGGCTTGGTAAGGCCCCTTATCGGCCTTGCCTGGGCCTGGCCTTTGGTTTTGGCCGCCCGGTTTTTCGACAGGGTGGGAAAAGGCCTGCGAACCTCTCCACGGGACGCTCTCATCAGCATGAGCGTCAAACCGGAAATGCGGGGACGCGCTTACGGCTTTCATCGGGCCATGGATCACTCCGGGGCTGTTGCGGGGCCGCTGGCGGCGGCCTTTTTACTCTCGGTCTTGGGGCTTGGATTGCGCCATGTTTTTTTGCTGGCGGCTATCCCGGCCATGGTGGTCATTGCGCTCATTGTTTTTGGCGTAAAGGATCCGAAAGATCAACAGCCAGAAGAGGACGCCTGCGCTCCTCCTTTTTCCAAGCATGACTGGAAAAGGCTGGGGCCTGATTACAGGCGGCTGCTTACAGCGGTTGTTATTTTCACCTTAGGAAACTCAACGGACGCCTTCATATTGCTTAAGCTCTCCGCGGCCGGCGTTTCCGGCGCCTGGATAGCCGGCTTGTGGTCCCTGCATCATGTGGTTAAATCCATTGCAACCTATTGGGGCGGCCTTTTTTCCGACCATTTGGGCAGGCGGCGCATGATCCTGGTCGGCTGGCTTTTTTACGCGGCGGTATATTTTTGCTTCGCCTTTGCAAGCAGCCCGGGGTGGATTGTGGCTTTGTTCCTGCTCTATGGAGTATATTACGGGCTTACCGAGCCCTGTGAAAAAGCCTGGGTGGCGGACATGGCGCCCAAGGAGCTTTGCGGCGCCGCCTTCGGCTTTTACCACGCCGCCGTAGGCTTTGCGGCTTTGCCGGCCAGCCTGATTTTCGGCGTGATCTGGCATGCATGGGGAATGGCCGCAGCTTTTTTGACCGGGGCCCTTCTGGCCGCAGCCGCCTCCATTTTGCTGCCGCGGGAACCGCGTTCATGA
- a CDS encoding MalY/PatB family protein, which produces MPYDFDRIIDRRGTQCEKWDGMEEHYGVSPGDGISMWVADMEFRPPPAVAQAFKWEMEHGVHGYWADSGQYKQAIVNWMARRHNWSIEPSWISTTHGIVMAVNMLVQAFCKPGDKVIIQTPVYYPFAFAVAANGCQVINNRLVKENGRYVMDLDDLKNQADEQTRMIILCSPHNPGGRVWSKEELEALAEICLSRNILMVSDEIHHDLVYPGAKHTVLASLSPELQDKVVVCTSASKTFNLAGTMTGNVIIANEELRKQFTDHLYKCGMFLPNRFGPIAARAAYNHGEGWLDALLLYLEENRNLIASVLENRLPAVKSMPLEGTYLAWLDFSGMDAPMDEIVRKVEKEARLALNHGDTFGPGGENHLRMNFACPRLMVEQALERLIKAFV; this is translated from the coding sequence ATGCCCTATGATTTTGACCGGATAATAGATCGCCGGGGAACCCAGTGCGAAAAATGGGACGGTATGGAAGAGCATTACGGCGTCTCCCCGGGCGACGGCATATCCATGTGGGTGGCGGACATGGAGTTCCGGCCTCCCCCGGCAGTGGCTCAGGCCTTTAAATGGGAGATGGAGCACGGCGTGCATGGCTATTGGGCCGACTCCGGGCAGTACAAGCAGGCCATTGTTAACTGGATGGCCCGCCGCCATAACTGGAGCATCGAGCCGTCCTGGATTTCCACCACCCACGGCATCGTCATGGCCGTCAATATGTTGGTTCAGGCTTTTTGCAAGCCCGGCGACAAGGTGATCATCCAGACTCCCGTGTACTATCCGTTCGCATTCGCCGTCGCCGCCAACGGCTGCCAGGTTATCAACAATCGCCTGGTCAAGGAAAACGGCCGTTACGTCATGGATCTGGACGACCTAAAGAACCAGGCTGACGAGCAAACCCGCATGATCATCCTGTGCAGCCCCCACAATCCCGGCGGCAGGGTGTGGAGCAAAGAGGAACTGGAAGCCCTGGCCGAAATCTGCCTTTCCCGGAACATCCTCATGGTTTCCGACGAAATCCATCATGACCTGGTTTATCCCGGCGCAAAGCACACCGTCCTGGCCTCCCTGTCGCCCGAACTGCAGGATAAGGTGGTCGTCTGCACCTCCGCGTCCAAGACCTTCAACCTGGCCGGAACCATGACAGGCAACGTAATCATCGCCAATGAGGAACTTCGCAAGCAGTTCACAGACCACCTGTACAAATGCGGTATGTTTTTGCCCAACCGGTTCGGGCCCATAGCGGCGAGAGCGGCCTATAACCACGGAGAAGGCTGGCTGGACGCCCTGCTTCTTTACCTGGAGGAAAACAGGAACCTGATCGCCAGCGTCCTGGAAAACAGGCTCCCGGCGGTAAAAAGCATGCCCCTGGAAGGAACCTACCTCGCCTGGCTGGATTTTTCCGGCATGGACGCGCCCATGGATGAAATCGTCCGAAAAGTGGAAAAAGAGGCCAGGCTGGCCCTGAATCACGGAGACACCTTTGGCCCGGGCGGGGAAAATCATTTACGCATGAACTTCGCCTGTCCCAGACTCATGGTGGAGCAGGCCCTGGAACGGTTAATTAAGGCGTTCGTCTGA
- a CDS encoding aldehyde ferredoxin oxidoreductase family protein has product MAVEKGKAGTGFWGRILHVNLTEGSFEYEDLDREVYAKYLSGVGLGAKVLWERLKPGVDPLGPDNILGFTTGVLTDTPSLFTGRFTVVGKSPLSGGWGDSNCGGYFAPFLKRCQVDAVFFYGAAEKPVYLYLDGKDVLIEDAGEIWGKDIIETEEYLKAKHGKRVQVASIGQAGENKCRFAGICNDGGRIAARSGLGGVMGSKNLKAVVAAGKKRVGAVQKDVMKELTKEYRENLGKMRFLEKVLDGNSLALTGWITRVLPIYPRQPSFLWRTILRKFGTPGLTAMSAESGDSPIKNWGGSGCKDFPLSTVKAIGPDAVLQFQKKKYGCYSCPIQCGGIMKVDKGPHQLAETHKPEYESICAFGGMALNNDVYSIFKLNDMCNRAGIDTISCGAVCSFAVECFENGLLTEKDTNGVKLAWGDGEALIRLTEMIINREGIGDVLAEGVKVASERIQKGSDEYAVHCGGVEPPMHDPRMDIGYGMAYYCDPSPGRHTICSNMYLDLQELEKQFPSADKPAQFFTDKEKYRTDNKAKGIAIDTYFKMLVDCSGLCLFGTQVGGGMPVVKWLNAATGFDFTPDEYLAIGERVHQLRHAFNVREGINEAKNLPHGRVYGNPPLKAGPYKNLTLDMDALGKYYYAEMGWDWETGKPHPARMKNLDLETVAETFK; this is encoded by the coding sequence ATGGCAGTGGAAAAAGGAAAAGCCGGAACTGGATTTTGGGGAAGAATCCTTCACGTAAATCTGACGGAAGGAAGTTTCGAATACGAAGACCTGGACAGGGAAGTGTACGCCAAATATTTGTCCGGGGTGGGCTTGGGCGCCAAGGTGCTTTGGGAGCGCCTGAAACCCGGCGTGGACCCGTTGGGGCCTGACAACATTCTGGGCTTCACCACCGGCGTTTTGACGGATACGCCCTCGCTCTTTACCGGACGCTTTACCGTGGTGGGCAAGTCGCCGTTGTCGGGCGGTTGGGGAGACTCCAACTGCGGCGGGTATTTTGCGCCTTTTTTAAAACGCTGCCAGGTGGACGCCGTCTTTTTTTACGGCGCGGCGGAAAAGCCGGTGTATCTGTACCTGGACGGCAAGGACGTTCTGATTGAGGACGCCGGCGAGATCTGGGGCAAGGATATTATTGAAACCGAGGAATACCTGAAAGCCAAGCACGGCAAACGGGTACAGGTCGCTTCCATCGGCCAGGCCGGGGAAAACAAGTGCCGGTTTGCCGGCATTTGCAATGACGGAGGCAGGATCGCCGCCCGCAGCGGCCTGGGAGGGGTCATGGGCTCCAAGAATCTCAAGGCCGTGGTTGCCGCGGGTAAAAAGCGTGTGGGCGCCGTCCAAAAAGACGTCATGAAGGAGTTGACCAAGGAGTATCGCGAAAACCTTGGAAAAATGCGTTTTTTGGAAAAAGTCCTGGACGGGAACAGTTTGGCCCTCACCGGCTGGATTACCCGGGTGCTGCCCATTTATCCCCGGCAGCCTTCTTTTTTATGGCGCACCATCCTGAGAAAATTCGGTACGCCGGGCCTGACCGCCATGAGCGCGGAATCCGGCGACAGCCCCATCAAAAACTGGGGCGGCTCGGGATGCAAGGATTTCCCCCTGTCCACGGTCAAGGCCATCGGGCCGGACGCCGTGCTTCAATTCCAGAAGAAAAAATACGGCTGCTATTCCTGCCCGATTCAGTGCGGCGGAATCATGAAAGTGGACAAAGGCCCCCATCAATTGGCCGAAACCCACAAGCCGGAATACGAAAGCATTTGCGCCTTTGGCGGCATGGCCCTGAACAATGACGTGTACTCCATTTTCAAGCTCAACGACATGTGCAACCGGGCCGGGATAGACACCATCTCCTGCGGCGCCGTGTGCTCCTTCGCCGTGGAATGCTTTGAAAACGGCCTTTTGACCGAAAAGGACACCAACGGCGTCAAGCTGGCCTGGGGCGACGGCGAAGCCTTGATCCGCCTGACCGAAATGATCATCAACCGGGAGGGGATCGGCGACGTCCTGGCCGAAGGCGTGAAAGTCGCGTCGGAACGCATCCAAAAAGGCTCCGATGAATACGCCGTACATTGCGGCGGCGTGGAGCCTCCCATGCATGATCCGCGCATGGATATCGGATACGGCATGGCCTACTACTGCGACCCTTCCCCCGGCCGCCACACCATCTGCTCCAACATGTACCTGGACCTGCAGGAGTTGGAAAAGCAGTTCCCCAGCGCGGACAAGCCGGCCCAGTTCTTCACGGACAAGGAAAAATACCGCACCGACAACAAAGCCAAGGGCATCGCCATTGACACCTATTTTAAAATGCTCGTGGATTGCAGCGGGTTGTGCCTGTTCGGCACCCAGGTCGGCGGCGGCATGCCCGTGGTGAAGTGGCTGAACGCGGCGACGGGATTCGACTTCACTCCGGACGAATACCTGGCCATTGGCGAACGGGTCCATCAATTGCGCCACGCATTCAACGTGCGGGAAGGCATTAACGAGGCCAAAAATTTGCCCCACGGCAGGGTCTACGGCAATCCGCCTCTCAAGGCAGGGCCGTACAAAAACCTCACCCTGGATATGGACGCCCTGGGCAAGTACTATTACGCAGAAATGGGCTGGGACTGGGAAACCGGCAAGCCCCATCCGGCCAGGATGAAAAACCTGGACCTGGAAACCGTGGCGGAGACGTTTAAATAG
- a CDS encoding efflux RND transporter permease subunit, giving the protein MSGIRSRIEHMFSRLGRWIYENPKKTLAASLVFCLFFFIQVPNLGVDTSSEAMLREKDPIRIAYNKFRDQFGRAEMMVIAVEPPEIFDPDFLEKLRDLHHALEDEIPYVREVTSLVNIRNTRGEDDSLIVEDLLEDWPENGLTMEDLRERVMSSPLYRNHIISEDGRVTALLIETEAYADAAAGGEAFDQAFDAFEDAAPVKTEDAGEKPKRYFTVEQNREVVRAVDKLLDRFRAPDFNVAATGRPVILDVFNESTLKDTRNCMIFTTFLNSFLLLLLFRRFSGVIMPLIIVLSSAFCTIGLMVMTNVPFKMTTTAIPAFLVAVGLADSVHILAVFYRRIDLGDDQEDAIAYSLGHSGLAIVMTSMTTAAGLLSFSTAELTAIAEMGIFAAFGVMLALLLTVIMLPAMLALVTVKPRPIKPSNKGMEKVLLWFADFSLRRPVSIIVISAIFLLASVGLCFTLHFSDAIVDYFPRDMQVYIDLNKIEKDLQGTVSMEVVVDTMRENGIQAPDVLMDMDQVSEEFMVYQHPELKVGKTLSIVNVVKETNQALHENNPAYYSIPKDRELVAQELLLFENSGADDLERIVDQQFSKARITVKTNWVDSVIFDDFVREWKEKLDKVFEGRASVNITGLMPVMARTIPAALYSMARSYVVAFVVITAMMILLVGDVKSGLIAMFPNLLPILMIMGIMAAFHISLNMNTLMIGSIAIGLVVDDTMHFIYNFRKYHQVTGDVDRTIRETFTGTGRALLITSLVLAAGFFVLLSGTLLHMVQFGFFTGLVILVALAADFTLAPALMILLTRGFKKS; this is encoded by the coding sequence ATGTCCGGCATAAGAAGCCGCATTGAACATATGTTTAGTCGCCTGGGGCGCTGGATTTACGAAAACCCCAAAAAAACCTTGGCCGCCTCCCTGGTCTTTTGTCTGTTCTTTTTCATCCAGGTTCCCAACCTGGGCGTGGACACTTCTTCGGAGGCCATGCTGCGGGAAAAGGATCCCATCCGAATAGCCTACAATAAGTTCCGGGATCAGTTCGGCCGGGCGGAAATGATGGTCATCGCCGTGGAGCCGCCGGAAATTTTCGACCCGGATTTTTTGGAAAAGCTCCGGGACTTGCACCATGCCCTGGAAGACGAAATTCCCTACGTGCGGGAAGTCACCAGCCTGGTGAACATCCGGAACACCCGGGGCGAAGACGACTCCCTGATTGTGGAAGACCTCCTGGAGGACTGGCCGGAAAACGGCCTGACCATGGAGGATCTCCGGGAGAGGGTTATGTCCAGCCCTTTGTACCGGAATCACATCATATCCGAAGACGGCCGCGTGACCGCTCTGCTCATCGAAACGGAAGCCTACGCCGACGCCGCAGCGGGAGGGGAAGCCTTTGACCAGGCCTTTGACGCCTTTGAGGACGCCGCCCCCGTAAAAACCGAGGACGCAGGCGAAAAGCCAAAGCGCTATTTTACGGTGGAGCAAAATCGGGAAGTGGTGCGGGCGGTGGACAAGCTGCTGGATAGATTCCGGGCGCCCGACTTCAACGTAGCGGCCACGGGCAGGCCCGTAATTCTGGACGTATTCAACGAGTCCACGCTAAAAGACACCCGGAACTGCATGATCTTCACCACGTTCCTGAACTCCTTTCTGCTGCTTCTTCTATTCCGGCGATTTTCCGGCGTGATTATGCCTTTGATCATTGTTCTGTCCTCGGCGTTCTGCACCATAGGCCTCATGGTCATGACCAACGTGCCTTTTAAAATGACCACCACGGCCATTCCCGCCTTTTTGGTCGCCGTGGGCCTGGCCGACTCCGTGCACATTCTGGCCGTGTTTTACCGCCGCATTGACCTGGGCGACGACCAGGAGGACGCCATTGCGTACAGCCTGGGCCACTCAGGCCTGGCCATCGTCATGACCTCCATGACGACCGCCGCCGGGCTTTTATCCTTTTCCACCGCTGAACTGACCGCCATCGCCGAAATGGGCATTTTCGCCGCTTTCGGCGTTATGCTGGCCCTGCTGCTCACCGTTATCATGCTGCCGGCCATGCTGGCCCTGGTGACAGTCAAACCCCGGCCCATCAAACCGTCGAACAAAGGCATGGAAAAAGTGCTGCTCTGGTTCGCCGATTTTTCTCTCAGGCGGCCAGTCTCCATCATCGTCATTTCAGCCATATTTTTATTAGCTTCCGTCGGACTCTGCTTCACCCTCCATTTTTCCGACGCCATCGTGGATTATTTTCCCAGGGACATGCAGGTGTATATCGACCTGAACAAAATCGAGAAGGACCTCCAAGGCACCGTTAGCATGGAAGTCGTGGTGGATACGATGCGGGAAAACGGAATCCAGGCGCCGGACGTCCTGATGGACATGGACCAGGTGAGCGAAGAGTTCATGGTATATCAGCATCCCGAGTTGAAAGTGGGCAAGACCCTTTCCATAGTCAACGTGGTTAAGGAAACCAATCAGGCCCTGCACGAGAACAACCCGGCCTACTATTCCATCCCCAAAGACAGGGAGCTTGTCGCCCAGGAGCTTCTGCTTTTTGAAAACAGCGGAGCCGACGACCTGGAGCGCATCGTGGATCAGCAGTTTTCCAAAGCCAGGATCACGGTCAAAACCAACTGGGTGGACTCGGTGATTTTCGACGATTTCGTCAGGGAATGGAAAGAAAAGCTGGACAAGGTGTTCGAGGGCAGGGCGTCCGTCAACATCACGGGGCTCATGCCGGTCATGGCCCGGACCATCCCCGCCGCCCTGTACAGCATGGCCAGAAGCTACGTGGTGGCTTTTGTGGTTATCACGGCCATGATGATCCTTTTGGTCGGCGATGTGAAAAGCGGCCTCATCGCCATGTTTCCCAACCTTTTGCCCATTTTGATGATCATGGGAATCATGGCCGCCTTTCATATCAGCCTGAATATGAACACCCTCATGATAGGCAGCATCGCCATTGGCCTTGTGGTGGACGACACTATGCATTTCATCTACAATTTTCGGAAATATCATCAAGTGACCGGCGACGTGGACAGGACGATCCGCGAGACGTTCACGGGCACTGGCAGGGCATTGCTGATTACCTCCCTGGTGCTGGCGGCCGGTTTTTTCGTGCTTTTGTCCGGAACCCTGCTCCACATGGTTCAGTTCGGGTTTTTCACCGGCTTGGTCATCCTGGTGGCCCTGGCGGCAGATTTCACCCTGGCTCCGGCCCTTATGATCCTCCTGACAAGGGGATTCAAAAAATCTTAG
- a CDS encoding YceI family protein, producing the protein MKAFAGKSAFFAAIVALGLVFIPLQTARAADVYEVDPVHSSAIFGIEHLGVAMFYGSFNVIEGKIILDDDNPAACSVAVTIPVKKVDTRNKMRDDHLKSKDFFKAADYPDMSFKSSRVEKIAEGLYEVQGVFSMAGTARDMTFEVAKTGVGLGMQKEARIGFSAEFTLKRSDFGMVYGLNGLLGDEVKVCLSVEGIKKE; encoded by the coding sequence ATGAAGGCATTCGCAGGCAAATCCGCTTTCTTTGCAGCTATAGTCGCCCTGGGGCTGGTTTTCATCCCCCTGCAAACGGCCCGGGCCGCCGACGTGTACGAGGTGGATCCGGTCCACTCTTCAGCCATATTCGGAATAGAGCATCTGGGCGTGGCCATGTTTTACGGCTCTTTCAATGTCATAGAGGGTAAAATCATCCTGGACGACGACAACCCAGCCGCCTGCTCGGTTGCTGTGACCATACCCGTTAAAAAAGTGGACACCCGCAATAAGATGCGGGACGACCACCTTAAGAGCAAGGACTTCTTTAAAGCCGCTGACTATCCTGACATGAGCTTTAAAAGCTCCCGGGTGGAGAAAATTGCGGAAGGCCTGTACGAAGTCCAGGGCGTGTTTTCCATGGCGGGGACGGCCAGGGACATGACCTTTGAAGTGGCTAAAACGGGCGTGGGGCTCGGCATGCAGAAAGAAGCGCGCATTGGCTTCAGCGCTGAATTCACCCTTAAAAGGAGCGACTTCGGCATGGTTTATGGGCTGAACGGCCTCTTGGGGGACGAGGTCAAGGTTTGCTTGTCCGTCGAGGGAATCAAAAAAGAATAA
- a CDS encoding carboxymuconolactone decarboxylase family protein: MKDIQMRTFETVGDAAMTAANMFKGPTFAGTFLKMDPKFREKIILCVSITNNCGVCSKVHTLVGLQAGLSEDDIQKLVTLYKKDYPKKEWLALRWARDWAVLRGETPTGKNAQAFEKAYAPEERDYIQKICRMMKMANYTSNYLFAVPYLEKETPEPRKGALSCLSGPVEGLLTNAVMTARCKAAQAAEAASDACAGFFSLNRCAA; encoded by the coding sequence ATGAAAGACATACAAATGCGCACATTCGAAACCGTGGGAGACGCCGCCATGACGGCCGCCAACATGTTCAAAGGCCCCACGTTTGCAGGGACCTTTCTTAAGATGGACCCCAAGTTTCGGGAGAAAATCATCCTGTGCGTGTCCATCACCAATAATTGCGGCGTCTGCAGCAAGGTTCATACCCTGGTGGGGCTGCAGGCCGGCCTGAGCGAGGATGACATCCAAAAGCTGGTCACCCTGTATAAAAAGGACTACCCCAAAAAGGAATGGCTGGCCTTGCGTTGGGCAAGGGATTGGGCCGTGCTGCGGGGCGAGACGCCTACGGGTAAAAACGCTCAGGCTTTTGAAAAAGCCTACGCCCCAGAGGAGCGGGATTACATCCAAAAAATCTGCCGCATGATGAAAATGGCCAATTACACCAGCAACTATCTGTTTGCGGTTCCGTATCTGGAGAAGGAAACGCCCGAACCCCGCAAAGGCGCCCTCAGTTGCCTGAGCGGCCCGGTGGAAGGTCTTCTGACCAATGCAGTAATGACGGCCCGGTGCAAGGCCGCTCAGGCTGCGGAAGCCGCTTCCGACGCCTGTGCGGGCTTTTTCAGCCTAAACCGCTGCGCCGCCTGA
- a CDS encoding aminotransferase class III-fold pyridoxal phosphate-dependent enzyme produces the protein MDHVFQCTGHELKIPNIVDSRGMYVFDDQGKQYMDLESGVWCISAGHNNPRINVAMIQRIGTLMHAGFCYSSETLEEAAQAVLRIVGFKDGKCVFLCSGSEGIEISRQISKHLTGNSLSMTLHDSYLGSYASVTDRSKGWFLFNWEACKTCDKIDSCDPSCRLLKDIPIDVADFVFEPGSSSGFVRFPPKALIQNIVETVRGNGGKIVINEVTTGVGRTGKWFGYQHYGIQPDFVAMGKGIGNGYPVSVAALTKPIIKELEDKPFHYAQSHQNDPLGASAANAVIKEIETKGLIENAERMGKLLLPRLEALVDNEVVLEVRGRGLMFAVDMIDAETTNAVYSDLLDLGYIVGNRGTSFRIDPPLIVTEEDLNGFIEAFKGALAARKKL, from the coding sequence ATGGATCACGTTTTTCAATGCACCGGCCATGAACTGAAAATCCCCAATATCGTAGACAGCCGGGGGATGTATGTCTTTGACGACCAGGGAAAGCAATACATGGACCTGGAATCCGGGGTGTGGTGCATTTCGGCGGGGCATAACAATCCCCGGATCAACGTGGCCATGATCCAGAGAATCGGAACCCTGATGCACGCAGGATTCTGCTATTCCAGCGAAACCCTGGAGGAAGCCGCCCAGGCGGTCCTGAGAATTGTGGGTTTTAAAGACGGCAAGTGCGTTTTTCTCTGCTCGGGAAGCGAGGGCATTGAAATCTCGCGACAAATTTCCAAGCACCTCACGGGAAACAGCCTGTCCATGACGCTCCACGACTCCTATCTGGGCTCCTACGCCTCGGTGACGGATCGCAGCAAGGGATGGTTTTTGTTCAACTGGGAAGCGTGCAAAACCTGCGACAAAATAGACTCCTGCGATCCCTCGTGCCGGTTGCTTAAGGACATTCCGATAGACGTTGCGGACTTTGTTTTTGAGCCGGGAAGCTCGTCCGGGTTCGTCCGGTTTCCGCCCAAGGCCCTGATTCAAAACATCGTGGAAACCGTGCGGGGCAACGGCGGGAAAATCGTGATCAACGAAGTTACCACGGGCGTGGGCCGCACAGGCAAGTGGTTCGGATATCAGCATTACGGCATCCAGCCGGATTTCGTGGCCATGGGCAAGGGAATCGGCAACGGATATCCCGTGAGCGTCGCGGCCCTAACCAAGCCGATTATCAAAGAGTTGGAAGACAAGCCGTTCCATTACGCCCAATCCCACCAGAACGATCCCCTGGGCGCCTCCGCGGCCAACGCAGTCATCAAGGAGATTGAGACCAAGGGCCTGATAGAAAATGCGGAAAGGATGGGGAAGCTGCTTTTGCCCCGACTGGAAGCCCTTGTGGACAATGAAGTTGTTTTGGAGGTCCGGGGAAGAGGCTTGATGTTCGCCGTGGACATGATCGACGCCGAAACAACCAACGCCGTCTATTCCGATTTGTTAGACCTAGGATATATCGTTGGCAACCGGGGGACGTCTTTCCGGATCGATCCGCCGTTGATCGTGACCGAGGAGGATTTGAACGGGTTTATTGAGGCGTTTAAGGGGGCGTTGGCGGCGAGGAAAAAATTATAA